In [Leptolyngbya] sp. PCC 7376, a genomic segment contains:
- a CDS encoding class I SAM-dependent DNA methyltransferase: MSLAYIIGIMNMILHGIEAPNIIQTNTLTEDIQGIQEKDRHDVILANPPFGGKERKEIKQNFTIQTGETAFLFLQHFIKSLRAGGRGVIVIKNTFLSNADNASRALRQELTSSCNLHTVLDCPGGTFLGAEVKTVVLFFEKGKPTERVWFYQLDPGRNMGKTNPLNDDDLKEFVAFQSSFKESERSWFVEMKDVDQDSFDLSVKNPNAPEEEPLREPDVILKEIADLDRESAKILAVIGEML, encoded by the coding sequence ATGAGTCTGGCTTACATCATCGGCATCATGAATATGATTTTGCATGGGATTGAAGCGCCGAATATTATCCAGACGAATACGCTGACGGAGGATATTCAGGGGATTCAGGAGAAGGATCGCCATGATGTGATTTTGGCTAATCCACCTTTTGGGGGCAAGGAACGAAAGGAGATTAAGCAAAATTTCACGATTCAGACGGGGGAAACGGCGTTTCTTTTTCTTCAGCATTTTATTAAGAGTCTCAGGGCTGGGGGTCGGGGGGTGATCGTCATCAAAAACACGTTTTTGTCGAATGCGGATAATGCGTCGCGGGCGTTGCGGCAGGAACTTACGTCGTCTTGTAATCTCCATACGGTGTTGGATTGTCCGGGGGGAACGTTCCTTGGGGCTGAGGTAAAAACGGTGGTGCTGTTTTTTGAGAAGGGGAAACCGACGGAAAGGGTTTGGTTTTATCAGCTTGATCCGGGACGGAATATGGGGAAAACGAATCCGCTGAATGATGATGATCTAAAGGAGTTTGTGGCGTTTCAATCGTCTTTCAAGGAGTCGGAACGGTCTTGGTTTGTGGAGATGAAGGATGTGGATCAGGACTCGTTTGATCTGTCGGTAAAGAATCCGAATGCGCCGGAAGAGGAACCGTTACGGGAACCGGATGTGATCTTAAAAGAGATTGCTGATCTGGATCGGGAAAGTGCAAAGATTTTAGCGGTTATTGGGGAAATGTTGTGA
- a CDS encoding IS630 family transposase: MQQARYDFWQKMQATLAKNLIFIDESGVNLAMTRLRARSEKGKRAYSPKSSKRGKNVSLIGALGFKGMVANYHLLGSTDGLTFEAFISQKLIPNLWAGACVVMDNCSIHLGESVRTMIEAVGAKLIYLPPYSPDFSPIENCWSKLKSTLKSIGARTYLALDKAIEVAFSKITLDDIRCWFTHCCYCTSLD, encoded by the coding sequence GTGCAACAAGCCAGATATGATTTTTGGCAGAAAATGCAAGCGACTCTAGCGAAAAACTTGATTTTTATCGATGAATCGGGCGTGAACTTAGCCATGACAAGACTGAGGGCACGTTCTGAGAAAGGGAAACGAGCTTATAGTCCGAAATCCAGTAAACGAGGCAAGAATGTTTCTTTGATTGGAGCATTAGGCTTCAAGGGAATGGTCGCTAATTATCATCTGCTGGGGAGTACGGATGGATTAACCTTTGAAGCATTCATCAGCCAGAAGTTAATACCAAACTTATGGGCGGGAGCATGTGTGGTGATGGATAACTGTTCGATTCATTTAGGAGAGTCAGTACGCACAATGATTGAGGCCGTGGGAGCTAAGTTGATTTACCTTCCTCCCTATTCTCCAGATTTTTCACCCATTGAAAATTGCTGGTCAAAGTTGAAAAGTACCTTGAAAAGTATCGGGGCAAGAACTTATCTAGCTCTAGACAAGGCAATTGAGGTAGCTTTTTCCAAGATTACCCTTGATGATATTCGATGCTGGTTTACACATTGCTGCTATTGCACCTCACTCGACTAG
- a CDS encoding transposase produces MTGEEESSILPKAYSLDLRQKIVDAYERGGVSQSSLARQFGVAKSFVQKLLDQKRLTGSIAPKKRSQQTPPKLNEEHQTILRQLLTKKNDATLAELCDEMEKRTGLRVANSTMHRTLRRMGYSLKKNILSRP; encoded by the coding sequence TTGACTGGTGAGGAAGAAAGTAGCATCTTGCCGAAAGCCTACTCATTAGACTTAAGACAGAAAATAGTGGATGCCTACGAAAGGGGTGGTGTGAGTCAAAGTAGTCTTGCCCGACAATTTGGAGTGGCGAAAAGTTTTGTACAAAAGCTCCTCGACCAAAAACGACTGACAGGGTCGATTGCTCCGAAAAAACGAAGCCAACAAACACCTCCCAAATTAAACGAAGAGCATCAAACAATATTGCGCCAGTTGCTCACCAAGAAAAACGATGCGACGCTAGCGGAACTATGTGATGAGATGGAGAAACGCACTGGTCTCCGTGTGGCCAATAGCACCATGCATCGCACCTTAAGAAGAATGGGATATAGCCTCAAAAAAAACATTCTATCCAGACCTTAA
- a CDS encoding restriction endonuclease subunit S, producing the protein MCCKGYVYFADNDVLLAKITPCFENGKLGIARNLKNGVGFGSSEYVVFRSKGEIDPEYLFYFLSQDCFRIEGARVMSGAVGHKRVPKEFIENYLIPVPPLEEQKQIVNILDEVFEVIALVEDNTKRNLANADELFESYLNKIFTEKEDEWIEEKLGTIADFRNGLNFTKSSRGEVIKIVGVKDFQNHFFIQDNQLESVTIDSTIKEIDILKEGDILTVRSNGNKELIGRCILANKLTEKTSHSWFTIRIKITKDNVFPQFSVYFLKSSKLRKKLTESGGGINISSLNQKSLSLLELTFPSLEKQKVIVEQIKQLSIETQKLESIYQRKLEVLAELKQSILT; encoded by the coding sequence ATTTGCTGTAAAGGCTATGTTTATTTTGCTGACAATGATGTTTTACTTGCAAAAATAACTCCATGCTTTGAAAACGGTAAACTAGGTATTGCGAGAAATCTAAAAAATGGCGTTGGGTTTGGGTCTAGTGAATATGTCGTTTTTCGTTCAAAGGGTGAGATAGATCCAGAATATCTATTTTATTTTCTCTCACAGGATTGTTTTCGTATTGAAGGCGCACGCGTAATGTCTGGAGCTGTAGGACATAAGCGAGTTCCAAAAGAATTTATCGAAAACTATTTAATTCCTGTTCCACCACTTGAAGAGCAGAAGCAGATTGTCAATATTTTAGATGAGGTTTTTGAGGTGATCGCCCTTGTAGAAGACAACACCAAAAGAAATCTAGCTAATGCCGATGAACTCTTCGAGAGCTATCTAAACAAAATTTTCACAGAGAAAGAGGATGAATGGATTGAAGAAAAATTAGGCACAATCGCTGATTTTAGAAATGGTCTTAACTTCACAAAAAGCAGCAGAGGTGAAGTCATTAAAATTGTTGGGGTAAAAGATTTTCAAAATCACTTTTTTATTCAGGATAATCAATTGGAATCGGTGACAATAGATTCTACTATTAAAGAAATAGATATTCTTAAGGAAGGAGATATTTTGACTGTTCGTTCTAATGGAAATAAAGAGCTAATTGGACGTTGTATACTTGCAAATAAGCTCACAGAGAAAACATCTCATTCTTGGTTTACAATTAGAATTAAAATCACGAAAGATAATGTTTTCCCACAATTTTCAGTCTATTTTTTGAAATCCAGTAAGTTGCGAAAAAAATTGACTGAAAGTGGTGGTGGAATTAACATTAGTAGCCTAAATCAAAAAAGCTTATCATTGCTGGAATTAACTTTTCCTTCTTTAGAAAAACAAAAAGTAATTGTCGAACAAATAAAGCAGTTATCGATTGAGACGCAAAAGCTCGAAAGTATCTATCAGCGCAAATTAGAAGTCCTTGCCGAGTTAAAACAATCTATCCTAACGTGA
- a CDS encoding IS982 family transposase, which yields MSSLEALFCHVNDFCQVFEPLWHQALLSSGKKYRRRQRSLSLSEVMTILIAFHQSHYRNFKHFYLIKVKCDWQQEFPLAVSYQRFVTWILSSLIPLCTYLRRCFGQYTGISFIDATSIKVCHNRRISQHRVFEGCAARGKTSVGWFFGFKLHLVINERGELLNVQVTPGNTDDRQPIVELWQDLWGKVFADKGYVSQSLAQHLQEEHEVTLMAEPRRNMKHHLMVYQDKLFARKRALIETVIDQLKNISQIEHSRHRSPTNFCVNLLCGLIAYCHQPKKPSLQLD from the coding sequence ATGTCCAGTCTAGAGGCTCTGTTTTGCCATGTTAATGATTTCTGCCAAGTCTTTGAACCCTTATGGCATCAAGCGTTACTCAGCTCTGGCAAAAAATACCGTCGCCGTCAGAGAAGCCTCAGTCTGAGTGAGGTGATGACTATTCTCATTGCTTTCCATCAATCTCACTATCGAAATTTCAAGCATTTCTATCTCATCAAGGTGAAATGCGATTGGCAACAAGAGTTTCCTCTAGCTGTGAGCTATCAACGCTTTGTGACATGGATACTTTCGAGCTTGATTCCTCTCTGTACATATCTGCGACGATGCTTCGGACAATACACTGGTATTAGCTTCATTGATGCCACCAGCATCAAGGTTTGCCATAATCGCCGTATCTCTCAACACCGTGTTTTTGAAGGTTGCGCGGCAAGGGGCAAGACTTCGGTGGGATGGTTCTTCGGCTTCAAACTACACCTGGTCATCAATGAGCGAGGAGAATTACTCAACGTCCAAGTGACGCCCGGAAATACCGATGACCGCCAACCTATAGTGGAGTTATGGCAAGACTTATGGGGTAAAGTCTTTGCCGATAAAGGCTATGTCTCACAATCTTTAGCCCAGCATCTTCAAGAGGAACATGAGGTGACCCTAATGGCTGAACCTCGTCGAAATATGAAGCATCATTTGATGGTTTATCAAGATAAACTTTTTGCTCGTAAGCGGGCTTTGATTGAGACAGTTATTGACCAACTGAAGAACATCTCACAGATTGAACATTCCCGACATCGCAGTCCCACAAACTTTTGTGTGAACTTGCTGTGTGGGCTGATTGCTTACTGCCATCAACCCAAAAAACCTTCTTTACAGCTTGATTAG
- a CDS encoding type II toxin-antitoxin system Phd/YefM family antitoxin, whose product MQTYTLTEVRNQHGKIFDRAKLEPVLITKQKRPSHVILSAEAYQKLIEHIQTLTGEDQPPNPVSADNKPRIPGLLQGKLSDTFFEPLPESELQQWEIAI is encoded by the coding sequence ATGCAGACCTACACCCTCACCGAAGTCCGCAACCAGCACGGCAAAATCTTTGACCGCGCCAAACTTGAACCCGTCCTAATCACCAAACAGAAACGCCCCAGCCACGTCATCCTGTCCGCCGAAGCCTACCAAAAACTAATCGAACACATCCAAACCCTCACCGGAGAAGATCAACCCCCCAATCCAGTGTCAGCAGACAACAAACCCCGTATCCCCGGACTTCTTCAGGGCAAGCTAAGCGACACATTTTTTGAACCCCTACCCGAATCAGAACTACAACAATGGGAAATCGCTATCTAA
- a CDS encoding type II toxin-antitoxin system VapC family toxin — protein sequence MGNRYLIDTHILLWWIFNDPKLDQTSQTTIKDPQNQILVSSASAWEIATKYRISKLPEAKELLENYQQILMQAQFLELSITTAHALRAGLLPIEHRDPFDRMIMAQSELEQIPVITHDPAFQTEFITIIPASRQ from the coding sequence ATGGGAAATCGCTATCTAATCGACACCCATATCCTGTTGTGGTGGATTTTCAACGACCCAAAACTAGATCAAACCAGCCAAACCACCATCAAAGATCCGCAAAACCAAATATTAGTTAGCAGTGCATCCGCATGGGAAATCGCCACAAAGTACCGCATCAGCAAACTCCCAGAAGCAAAAGAATTGCTGGAAAACTACCAACAAATTCTGATGCAAGCCCAGTTTCTCGAACTGAGTATTACGACAGCCCACGCCCTGAGAGCTGGATTATTACCCATTGAGCATCGAGACCCCTTCGACCGGATGATCATGGCACAGAGTGAACTCGAACAAATCCCAGTCATCACCCATGACCCTGCCTTCCAAACAGAATTCATCACCATCATCCCCGCCTCCAGACAATGA
- a CDS encoding DEAD/DEAH box helicase family protein, giving the protein MKDSRIKREVIAPGRLVGSGKRSRSKYCDYVLVYKNQKLAALEAKKRDLHPTEELGQAKDYAERLKTPFALCTNGEKIYQVDMRTGEEKYIDQYPSPAELWGLTYPTENHWRNRFSEIPFEDKGGTWEARYYQHNAIEAVLAAISHGENRMLLTLATGTGKTFIAFQLAWKLFQSKWNISGEPTHRPRILFLADRNILANQAFNSFGAFPEDALVRIEPKEIKKKGKVPKNGSLFFTIFQTFMSEKSEAETAHFYDYAPDFFDFVIIDECHRGGANDESTWRKILEYFSSAVQLGLTATPKRDLNGDTYKYFGEPLYYLFPQRRH; this is encoded by the coding sequence ATGAAAGACAGTCGTATCAAGAGAGAAGTTATCGCCCCCGGTCGGTTAGTCGGTTCTGGCAAGCGCAGCCGTTCTAAATATTGTGACTATGTACTGGTCTATAAAAATCAAAAATTAGCTGCCCTCGAAGCAAAAAAACGAGATTTACACCCCACCGAAGAACTCGGACAAGCAAAAGATTACGCAGAACGATTAAAAACCCCCTTTGCCCTCTGCACCAACGGCGAAAAAATCTATCAAGTCGATATGCGAACAGGGGAAGAAAAATATATAGACCAATACCCCAGCCCAGCCGAACTCTGGGGACTGACCTACCCCACCGAAAACCATTGGCGAAACCGATTTTCAGAGATTCCCTTTGAAGACAAAGGCGGCACATGGGAAGCCCGCTACTACCAACACAATGCCATCGAAGCCGTCCTAGCAGCCATTAGCCATGGCGAAAACCGGATGTTGCTGACCCTTGCCACTGGCACTGGCAAAACCTTTATTGCCTTTCAACTCGCATGGAAACTATTCCAGAGCAAATGGAACATCAGCGGTGAACCGACCCACCGACCCCGAATATTATTTCTCGCTGACCGAAATATCCTCGCCAACCAAGCCTTTAACTCTTTCGGAGCCTTCCCAGAAGATGCCCTCGTTCGCATCGAACCCAAAGAAATCAAGAAAAAAGGCAAAGTCCCAAAAAATGGCAGTCTATTTTTCACCATCTTCCAAACCTTTATGAGCGAGAAAAGTGAAGCAGAAACAGCCCACTTTTATGACTATGCTCCCGACTTCTTTGACTTTGTGATCATCGATGAATGTCACCGAGGCGGCGCTAACGACGAAAGCACATGGCGTAAAATCCTCGAATACTTTTCTTCGGCCGTTCAACTAGGCTTAACCGCCACTCCCAAACGAGATCTCAATGGCGACACCTACAAATACTTTGGCGAACCCCTCTACTACCTATTCCCTCAAAGAAGGCATTAA
- a CDS encoding type I restriction endonuclease subunit R, protein MATPTNTLANPSTTYSLKEGINDGYLTPFKVVQFTTTLDEYQYDPDDDLLEGEIDTDKVYEEKDFNRIIEMEEREKQRVQLFMEAINQNEKTLVFCATQDHALVVRDLINQMKISTDPNYCVRVTANDGSIGETNLKTFQDNEKTIPTILTTSRKLSTGVDARNVRNIVLMRPIKSMIEFKQIIGRGTRLFDNKDYFTIYDFVKAYEHFQDEEWDGEPQEPVVVDPKSGNGSDRAKDRPDNPYTVEPKGTNRKVKIKLADGKERELEQTQTTTFWSADGKPISAEEFIKKLFGDIPDLFQDETELRTLWSRPDTRKSLLTGLTEKGYGDAELKVIARIINAEKSDIYDVLTYIAYAAKPITREDRVIKHKDLIFWRW, encoded by the coding sequence ATGGCGACACCTACAAATACTTTGGCGAACCCCTCTACTACCTATTCCCTCAAAGAAGGCATTAACGATGGCTACCTGACTCCCTTCAAAGTCGTGCAGTTCACCACAACCCTCGACGAATACCAATACGACCCTGATGATGATTTGCTCGAAGGCGAGATCGATACAGACAAAGTTTATGAAGAAAAAGACTTTAACCGCATCATCGAGATGGAAGAGCGGGAAAAACAACGAGTACAGCTTTTCATGGAAGCCATTAACCAGAATGAAAAAACCTTAGTTTTCTGCGCCACCCAAGACCATGCCCTAGTGGTACGGGATCTGATTAACCAGATGAAAATCAGCACCGACCCAAACTACTGTGTGAGAGTCACTGCAAACGATGGCAGCATTGGCGAAACAAACCTTAAAACCTTTCAGGACAACGAAAAAACGATTCCCACCATCCTCACCACCTCCAGAAAACTCTCTACCGGGGTAGATGCTCGCAACGTCCGAAATATTGTGCTGATGCGTCCCATTAAATCGATGATCGAATTTAAACAAATCATCGGTCGCGGTACAAGACTTTTCGATAACAAAGACTATTTCACCATTTACGATTTCGTGAAAGCCTACGAACATTTTCAAGATGAGGAATGGGACGGCGAACCCCAAGAACCCGTAGTTGTTGACCCAAAATCTGGCAATGGATCAGATCGAGCAAAAGACAGGCCTGATAATCCTTATACAGTTGAACCCAAAGGAACAAACCGTAAAGTCAAAATCAAATTAGCTGACGGGAAAGAACGAGAACTCGAACAGACCCAAACCACCACTTTTTGGAGTGCAGACGGTAAACCCATTTCTGCTGAAGAATTTATCAAAAAACTGTTTGGTGATATTCCCGACCTATTCCAAGATGAAACCGAATTACGCACCCTTTGGAGCCGTCCTGATACCCGTAAATCGTTACTCACCGGACTCACAGAAAAAGGCTATGGCGATGCAGAACTGAAGGTGATCGCCCGGATTATCAATGCCGAAAAAAGCGATATCTATGACGTGCTCACCTACATTGCCTATGCAGCCAAACCGATCACCAGAGAAGATCGGGTTATCAAGCATAAGGATTTGATTTTTTGGCGTTGGTGA
- a CDS encoding IS1 family transposase (programmed frameshift), whose protein sequence is MECPECQSAHIRKNGKKKGKQNHICVDCGRQFIDRYSQLGYSKSFKREGLKMYANGMGFRAIERVKGVHHTTVITWVKEVAELLPDAYAPEQVPQVGELDELQTFVGAKKNKVWLWTAVDHFQPGILAWTIGDRSAETFKPLWAIVSLWRCFFYVTDGWKVYPIFVPDGDQIVSKTYMTRVEGENTRLRHYLARLHRKTLCYSKSVEMLEHSIRLLIHYLKFWDVPIPRPS, encoded by the exons ATGGAATGTCCAGAATGCCAATCTGCTCATATCCGTAAGAACGGAAAGAAAAAAGGCAAACAGAATCACATCTGTGTAGATTGCGGTCGTCAGTTTATCGACCGCTACAGCCAGCTCGGCTACTCAAAGTCCTTCAAACGTGAAGGCCTCAAAATGTATGCCAACGGTATGGGCTTTCGAGCCATTGAACGGGTGAAAGGAGTGCACCACACTACCGTAATCACTTGGGTCAAAGAAGTCGCTGAATTGCTACCTGATGCTTATGCACCTGAGCAGGTGCCTCAGGTTGGCGAACTCGATGAACTTCAAACATTCGTCGGTGCTA AAAAAAATAAGGTCTGGCTCTGGACTGCCGTAGACCACTTTCAACCAGGTATTCTTGCTTGGACTATTGGTGACAGAAGTGCAGAGACATTCAAGCCACTATGGGCAATCGTTAGTCTCTGGAGATGCTTCTTTTACGTCACAGATGGCTGGAAAGTTTATCCCATCTTTGTACCCGATGGGGACCAGATTGTCAGTAAGACCTATATGACTCGCGTCGAAGGAGAGAACACTCGATTGCGGCATTATCTCGCTCGACTCCATCGAAAGACCTTATGTTATTCAAAGTCTGTGGAAATGTTAGAGCATTCGATTCGATTGCTGATTCACTATCTCAAGTTCTGGGATGTTCCTATCCCTCGACCCTCATAG
- a CDS encoding PTPA-CTERM sorting domain-containing protein, with protein sequence MKLRKGLGLGLMTVGAITGGFAVERPADAFVVHNGWNYSIDTYNDSTPFDANGNGLYEIFGTAYRVVDDTVTVAISSNVNLENGVDSLSAEDGKVHFADILLNFTGKSLDETNGELFGIHFAANNDSGVSELGIYSNVTATSVSDINSGWNSLQEYNDSVLGNGVTPKIGDLVYDDSYFDLDQATPTSISLGTKIGDIEFISNVNSLGLDFDFFGNAGSELIAFTFDKGLLPTGKALYHLAMECNNDMLAGHYESFSDHPNEVPTPAMILPAILGMFGAASRKKNDSAECSGF encoded by the coding sequence ATGAAACTCCGAAAAGGATTGGGATTGGGCTTGATGACCGTTGGGGCGATCACTGGAGGCTTTGCCGTGGAAAGACCAGCCGATGCATTTGTTGTGCATAATGGCTGGAATTATTCGATTGATACCTATAACGACTCCACACCATTCGACGCCAATGGAAATGGACTCTATGAAATTTTTGGCACCGCCTATAGAGTGGTTGATGACACCGTTACCGTGGCCATTAGCTCCAATGTCAATTTAGAAAATGGTGTTGATTCCCTTTCGGCAGAAGATGGCAAAGTTCATTTTGCTGACATTCTGTTGAATTTCACTGGCAAAAGTTTAGATGAAACGAACGGCGAATTATTTGGCATTCATTTTGCTGCGAATAATGATTCCGGTGTTTCTGAGCTCGGTATTTATAGCAACGTGACAGCAACATCCGTGTCAGACATTAATTCTGGTTGGAATTCTTTGCAGGAATATAACGACAGTGTCTTAGGGAATGGAGTTACACCGAAAATTGGGGATCTGGTCTATGACGATTCCTATTTCGATTTAGATCAAGCTACACCTACATCAATTAGTTTAGGGACGAAAATTGGCGATATCGAATTTATCTCCAATGTGAATAGCTTGGGACTAGATTTTGACTTTTTTGGGAATGCTGGCTCAGAGCTGATCGCATTTACCTTTGATAAAGGATTACTCCCAACAGGGAAAGCCCTGTATCATCTCGCGATGGAATGTAATAACGATATGCTTGCTGGCCATTACGAATCTTTTTCAGATCATCCGAATGAGGTGCCGACTCCTGCCATGATTCTCCCTGCCATTCTCGGCATGTTTGGCGCTGCATCTCGTAAAAAGAATGACTCAGCAGAGTGTTCTGGATTCTGA
- a CDS encoding PTPA-CTERM sorting domain-containing protein — MNVKKVLGLGLVVTGAIAGSFLADVKPADAFVVKDGWNYEIDTFNDGLGFNRHGNSGYEIYGMAYKVANGITTIAINSNMDLEDGRSNGASDDGRLDFGDLIFNFSGDDLQTASENADLFGIRFAPNSDSLVPVGVYSDVTAQMAAGNYHQKNLKKYNKKLSNKGVTASIGDGSIFKNDDAYFGGELAQPLNSIASGTKVGDIDMLDVEEVASLGLDFGYFHPSRKEGVHTIAFTFESGFFPRGKGLYHLGFECNNDVIGGAFEGEAVPTPAVILPTILGMFGAASRKKDAEDELA, encoded by the coding sequence ATGAACGTCAAAAAAGTATTGGGTTTGGGTTTAGTTGTTACTGGGGCGATCGCCGGTAGTTTTCTTGCTGATGTGAAACCAGCGGATGCCTTCGTTGTTAAAGATGGCTGGAATTATGAAATAGATACTTTCAATGATGGCTTAGGCTTTAATCGCCATGGTAATAGTGGCTATGAAATCTATGGCATGGCCTATAAAGTTGCTAATGGCATTACAACAATCGCTATTAACTCCAATATGGATCTAGAAGATGGGCGCTCAAACGGTGCTTCAGATGATGGAAGATTAGATTTTGGTGATCTCATTTTTAATTTCTCTGGTGATGACCTACAAACAGCCAGTGAAAATGCAGATCTCTTCGGTATTCGTTTTGCACCAAATAGTGACTCTCTCGTTCCTGTTGGCGTGTATAGCGACGTAACGGCTCAAATGGCAGCTGGCAATTATCATCAGAAGAATCTCAAAAAATATAATAAAAAACTAAGTAATAAAGGTGTTACCGCTAGCATTGGCGATGGCTCGATCTTCAAGAATGACGATGCATATTTTGGTGGCGAATTGGCTCAGCCTCTAAACTCTATTGCTTCTGGTACAAAAGTGGGCGATATTGACATGCTCGATGTTGAAGAAGTCGCAAGTTTAGGTTTAGATTTCGGTTATTTCCATCCATCAAGAAAAGAAGGTGTTCATACGATCGCCTTTACGTTTGAGTCAGGCTTCTTCCCCAGAGGCAAAGGTCTATATCACCTTGGATTTGAGTGTAATAACGATGTGATTGGTGGTGCTTTTGAAGGAGAAGCTGTTCCGACTCCTGCTGTAATTCTGCCGACGATTCTTGGTATGTTTGGCGCTGCATCCCGCAAGAAAGATGCGGAAGATGAACTCGCATAG
- a CDS encoding PTPA-CTERM sorting domain-containing protein encodes MSIKKLLGLGLVATGAIASSLIVVKPAEAFVIKDGWNYEIDVYNDATPVRTDGSSAYELYGMAYKVSNGIATIAINSNMVLEDGYASSGSEDGRLDFGDLLINFSGDDLQTASANADLFGIRFAPNSDSGVAEIGVYEDVTAQLAPGNFQWDSLQAYNDVLAPYDINPSIGDGSVFNNIDDYFGGASGQPLNSIASGNKIGDIEMLSPEEIASLGLDFGYFHGAKQGNQTIAFSFDYGLLPAGSALYHLGFECNNDVIGGEFEGEAVPTPAAILPAILGMFGAASRKKNSDDEQLA; translated from the coding sequence ATGAGTATCAAAAAATTATTAGGTTTAGGTTTAGTTGCCACAGGGGCGATCGCCAGTAGTTTAATCGTAGTGAAACCAGCAGAAGCATTTGTAATCAAAGATGGCTGGAATTATGAAATCGATGTTTACAATGATGCGACTCCAGTAAGAACTGATGGTAGTAGTGCTTATGAACTTTATGGTATGGCTTACAAAGTCTCCAATGGTATTGCCACAATTGCCATAAACTCCAATATGGTTCTAGAAGATGGATACGCATCAAGCGGCTCAGAAGATGGCAGACTTGATTTTGGTGATCTGCTGATCAATTTCAGTGGAGATGATCTACAGACAGCAAGTGCAAATGCTGACTTGTTCGGTATTCGATTTGCTCCCAACAGTGATTCTGGTGTTGCGGAGATTGGTGTCTATGAGGATGTTACGGCTCAGTTAGCACCGGGAAATTTTCAGTGGGATAGCCTACAAGCATATAACGATGTTTTAGCACCGTACGACATTAACCCCAGTATTGGTGATGGCAGTGTCTTTAACAACATCGATGATTACTTTGGTGGGGCATCTGGTCAGCCATTAAACTCTATTGCTTCTGGCAATAAAATTGGTGATATTGAGATGCTCTCCCCCGAAGAGATTGCCAGTTTGGGTCTGGATTTCGGCTATTTCCATGGCGCTAAGCAAGGGAATCAAACAATTGCCTTTAGCTTTGACTATGGTTTGCTACCTGCAGGATCCGCTCTTTACCATCTAGGGTTTGAGTGCAATAACGATGTGATTGGAGGAGAGTTTGAAGGAGAAGCTGTTCCAACACCTGCTGCTATTCTCCCCGCCATTCTTGGTATGTTTGGCGCTGCATCCCGCAAGAAAAACTCTGACGATGAGCAACTCGCTTAA